Genomic window (Notolabrus celidotus isolate fNotCel1 chromosome 15, fNotCel1.pri, whole genome shotgun sequence):
ATCGGTTGGAATCCACAGACAGGTGTGAGCGTCCCTGTCTCTCAGTGGATGATTAATGGCTGATTtttctcccatctgtttctgccACGTCAGAGTTCTTTCCGCTGTGGTCAACCTTCTGCTCGCAAACCTTGGTTAATATAAAAGTACAGGGGCATTGCGCATATTAGGTGAATCTGCCATGATTTGTGTAATGGGGGTTTTAAAGGCTTTACCTTGTGTAGCTGGTTCTTATCGAGAAAAGAAGAATAGTACTGTACAGCCTGGTGCAGTGATAAGTCTTCCTCCTTACCTTACTTCCCCTCAACCCTAATTGACTCCTCTTTATCTGCTTACTTCCCTCCTCAGTGGCTGCACCCTACAGCCTAGGTTTTGGCTTGAACCAAAGGAGTGAGGCGAGTGTGACTGGGGTCACAGTGGCTCAGTTTGCAGTCCCTGCCTCTGTTTTCAGAAGTATTTCATGGCTGCTTGAGAGAAGCTGGATTTCTCTGATGCTCCTTTATGCACACATTTACGGGAAAGCAATGAGTTTAGGAGACTTGTGGATGAGAAGAAACTTGAGTGACCTCTCCTTAGTGAACCTAGATGCATAGCATTAAATCTCTAGTGTGGCACAGTGTTTGCGCGGAagattaaatatttgtttttaccaCGTGAATTAACATTAACACATGTCTGTTGCTGGAATAAATCATACATATCTGCCATGATTTATAGGGAACATGGATTCCGGTCATATTACATGAGCTAAGTTAAAACTGATCCTTTACTCACATAAGCAAGGTTATCAGTGTATGTTTTTGACAGAAGAGTAGTCATCATATAAATCATCTGAGTCAGCCATCTCTTCTTTCAGCAGAGGGACTAGACATCTTACTGTAGGGTCTTTCAGCCAGGAACCACAGGCTTCCTCTTTCCCCCTGACGCTGGGTCCATGTTACAGGCATTCAAGAGATAAGGGGGGAATTTGCATTGCGACATAGTTCTCATTCACAATGGTCAACAGACAGAACCCCCATGTAGCACTGTCACATAATCAGTACACTTTCAGACTTTACtttcaaactgtttttgaacactGTGAATATTCAGCAGCTGCACTTTTTGAATCTTAATAtactcttttcttttattttgaaaaataaacatacctccctgcttcttcttttttgggCACCTGTGCAGTCCCCTCAGGAATGTGGACTAGACATGCCCACCTGTTACAAGGACTTATTGTAAATGTCATTGGAATAGGAATACCTGTAAAAATGAATGAGCTTTGTCACACAGTGAAGACGCCACGTGCACGGTGACCATTTTGACAGCCAGCACTCGAGTGACGGAGGTGGGCTTAACACTTAAAGGCTCTCAAATGTCTCAGCCTGAACACTGCCAAGCCCCCACCCCAAACACTTGACCCCTGCTGACGTAGGCTGGCCATTTACATTTAGGGACACCGACTCACTACATTCTTAATACCATTTCCAGCGTGGAGAGAAGCAGGCGCAGGggataaagagaaacagagagggttTTCTGAACGCTGCAGGAGCTCAGTTTACAGCCATAGACGTTTCAAATCTTCCTTTGGATTGCTTGTGACCAGTGATTTTTGACCTTGAATCACCTCTGTTCCACTTCTTTGGTTCTCTGTACCTTATCTAATTTGCACAGCAACTGGTAGCACTGAGGGGTAGAGCTGGCTACGGTTATTGAAAAGGTCTTTTCTTCTTCACGGGCACAACTGGTCCTGTTTTTGCCTCGATTTGGTGTCCTGACGTGATTTTTAAATCAACGGAAACCATGAGTTCCTCTGTAAAGAACAAAGGAGGAAATGGCGACAACTCAGGCTTTGACCTCGTCCAAAACCGGATTGAGTCACTTAGCAGCAAGATGGACAAGCTCATCAACATTCAAGAGAAAGTCCTCAACAGACTGGATGGCATGTCTCAGGACATTGACTACATCGAAAAGGATATGGAGAATCTGAAGGTGGACAAGGAGGAGATCCATCTTCCACCCAAGATGGTGAACCAGACCCAGGCGGTAATGGGGCGGGAGGTGAGGGAGATCTGTCAGGAGATGAGCACTATAATGTCGGCGGTGAACCAACGGTCCGAGCAGCAGGCTCAGAAGCTGGAGGGGATGGAAAAGCTGGTCCTCAGCATGCAGCAGGTGATCAGCTTCATCGGGGAGACGGTGAAGAGCTCCAGGGTTATGGAGCTGATGTTCAAAGGCCCCGCAGCTCGGAAGAGCAAGTCCAAAGACAATAAAGGCAAGCAAGCCATTAGGAAGAAATCATCTACAGAAACAATAGGCAAGAAGCTCGACAAGGTGAGACCTATGTTTAATATAAACTGTATACTATACATTCAAAGAGCAGGTTTTGTTGTCACTGTTGAATGAATAAACAGTTTCACTTTTTGAAGGTTGAAATTCTAAAGTCTGAGATCTGAAGGTGTTTCCGGGTCTCGTTGACCCTCTATCACTTGGAACATCTTGTCTTGCTTCTATTGAATAATGTGTTCAACTTGACTTTGGTTGCACAGATCTGGCGGAGATCCCCTTGCTCTTGCCAGAACATGTGAAAATGATCCTGACGGCAAAGCTGACCAGTCCAACCCTTCTCTGGCCTGTGAATGTTACTTGGCCTGTGTCTTAAATATCTGTATAGAGGGTAGGGGGGAACAGGTAGTGTCTGGGATTTGGCATGTTTATACTTGCCAAGTGCTGATTGAAGTTAAAGTAATTAAGAAAGCTAATTTTAAAGTGTTATGCAAGCTGCTGCAAAATTGATATATCACTTCTATAAAAGCAAATATGTTACTCAGATTTATACTTGTTGGATATGTACCCAACCTGAGTGAAATATGGCCTCCTTGGCATGAAGGGACCCCCGACGGGGCACGAGAGAGCCGGTGTGAGGCCAGGGGTGAAATGTGAGTGGCCTGGTTTAGAAATGCTGTTTTTGGATCAGgcctgcagtgtttgtggtCTAAAAGGGCTTTAACCCCTTCAGCTCAGCAGGGGTCAGGTTTCAAGGAATTGTGATGAGTCAGTATtcctcctgcttcctctctGCATCTGTCAGTGACTTCCTTAATCAATAAACATTGAACACTGTGAGTCTTAAGTCCTGTCACGACTGGTAAGTGAAAGCACAGGTAACAGTATTTGTTACCCAAAGCCACTGCCATGTGCTTCTTTGCAAATTACTGAACATCCTGCAGTGCAAAATAGCTCTTCATAAAGTTTTATTGGGTGTCCTGCTAATAAGCCTGCAACAGTATCTTTGATTTATGGTTCCAGTAATGTCTGTGAACAATATAGCATGCAATGTTTTAGGAATTCCTGGTAGAGCCTCAGAGAAGTAAAGAAGCCAACTACTGATGTGAATATCAACGTAGTGTGGTTGCAATAATACACATACTCCAGGTGCCACATCTTTGGGTCTTAAACTTAAAACTAAAgcctttttattttcctcctcatCTAAGTCACCTTGTGCTTCTATCAGAGTTATCTTGGCTTTATTATGCAACCATAAGATAGACCATGACTCTATAAAAGGTCATTAAGTGCTGCACTTACAGATCTGAAACATGTTGCCACCACTCTCCTGTCGCATTCAGAGGTAAGAGTCATCGCTTTCCCTCTGTCACCAAACACAAAGTGCAGACTCACTTAAGTGCCTCTGACATCATGCAACAAGATGTTCATTGCACACTTGTGGAAATATTATGTACACTGCGTAGTCTGTTTTTTGTGCTCATTTGTATGTTAGGTTAAGATGTGACTTTTTGAACTCAAGCCAATTAAAACGTTTTTGATCCCTGTGTTGTAGCTAGATTATATTCTGGTGATTAATGACCACGTGGCAACCTGATGGCTCATGACTGACTCACATTTCAGGGAGTTTCTGTGGTTGTCCGAGCACCTGTCAATTGGCTGCCCTTCCTCACTTCCTTCACCTCCAGAGGTGTGAGATATCTAACATGTAGTACCTGTTACTATGGCCTCCTCACGCTTCCTTCAGTCACCCAATCAGAGGGTTGAACCTCAGTAAATACAGCTGTCACCGGGGAAACACTGCACTGGAAATATCCCCTGTGCTGTTTACCTCACGACAACGTTCAGAGGACGAATGTGAGAACCCCCCGGGTTCAAGACAGGTTTTTCCATGTCAACCTGATCACAGAGTGTTTAGTGAGTTTCCTCAGCTGAGAAATTTGAACAACAGCCTACGGTCGCTTGTAATATTTTCCGCTCAGGGGGGGGTCTGCATTGCATTCCATGGCTGAGTGCGACAAGTGATAAGCTATAAATTCACTGCCCTGCTGCTGTCTATCCATCTGCTGTGAATAATCAAAGGCATGCCATCATATAAGTCAGTCTGCGCATGAAGACAGGCAATAAATGTGTTAATATATAAGCTGGAAAAAAGGTGCTCTATTTTGCCTTTCTTTCATCATTCTctcctttattttttcattgaatGAATTCTTTTGAttcatttgtcatgttttgtccATTACATGTGACTCTAACTTCATCAAACCATCCTGTTAGTGTGATTCCATTGAATTATTAATCTGATTTCTGATTCCATATTGTGTGCTCTGATTGAATTATGACCCTAACTTCATCCAACCAATCTGTTGCTGTCTCTTTGTTGAAGTGCTTCTTTAATCATGATTCTATTGTTGTATTGTGTCTGACATTTGACATGTCTTAATGtgactttttctttcattttgtgtgCATTTTTGTAACCCTACTAAGCATTGCCATCTTGTCTTTTCACTAGAAACCTACCTCTAATAAAGCCAGTAAAGGGAGTCAGGAGATAATTCCTGCATGTGAGTCCAGTTCTCCTCAGCCTGCTCACAAGATAAAGCTCCGTGGACCAAAGCATTTCCTCGCCTCTCGCAAATGTGGAAACTTTGTAGGTTTAATATGCTTGTGGACTGTACGTATTCAGGAATCAGTCTTCTTATTATTGAtaatacatgtttaacacttatGTGTGCTTTTGCTTTTCTTGCTTCAGGCTGGCACCTTGTTCTTCATGATTTATCCTAAAATGCTTTCTGTACTgtgaatattattttaaaattttctTGACCAGATAAAACTAACTATTGTGAGATTTCTgctagaaaaagagaaagaaccaTTGTTCGCTTCTAGTTATGCTTAGGTGCACTAAATAGTCCCGATATAACCAAGCTGAACTGCTGATTTTTAACAAAACTGATAACCAAGTTTTAGTGAAgaataatattacattttaatttatttaacccTCAGGGCTACTTCaaattttacaaaacaaaaaaatgtgaagtACCCCTGAGGATTAATAATGTCAAAATCTACTGTTTACGTGCTGTGGAGAtttctgttttcagtttttatttgtatttttccagCTCAAGGACCACAAAGGTAAAGATGGGACAGATAAGCCCTGTATGAGCCCAAAGGGATTGAAAACTCAAACGAAGATGAAGCCACCAGACACAGCAGGTGCACATTCAAAAGAAGATAGACAATTTATTTAGTGAATATGTGATGTTCCTGTATCTATATCTGAGAGCGTTGATAAATATTTAACAGGGTCCTAAAAGATTTAAAACTTGTTCTCTTTGGACATTTTATAGAAAACTTCTCCCTGAAGAAGCAGGCATTACTTCTCGAAGAGGTGCAGAAATTAAACCAAGAGAATAAGGAGAAATCAGGTCAGCAGCTAAGCCCTGGATTACTGGACCTGGAGGCTGGAGTTTCCCCCAAAGATCAACAACTTGATGCCCCTGCAACCGGTATCCTGGTGGATCTCAAAGATGCCAAAGTGACTGTGGCTGAGGAAGATCAGGCTGAGGAGGTatttacagaggaagaggaggaagaagaggtggaACCGGATACAGAACAGCCAAAGCttgaggagaaagaggaagagaagcttactgaacaagaggaaaagaaggaTGAAGTTTCTGCTCCTGAGGAAGAAGACAAAGCTGCAGAACTTCCTGCTGTCCCAGAGCAGGAAAAAGAGCCGGCTGCTTCAAGGTACGAAACAATCTCATTATTTAagaatttactatttttattaataGATCGATTAATTCATAAGATGATTGACAAAACATGTCAGCAGCTTTTTTGAAAAACGGCTTTTCATTTGAGTTCATTCAAGTGTAAAAAATGATATAATGTCATGAAGACTGGACTGTCTTTCCTTTTGGCATTACATTTGTAATACTTTTTTGCAACTTAGCTGCTTTAGGAAAAGCCTAGAGGCAATATttacagttttctgatattgtATAGACCAATAAATCCAAGTATTAAAAATATACTCTATCCCTTCATTAATGCtcatatttttattgaacatttcagAGGAACCTTGTTCGTCTGTTCATCTGTTAGTTAAGAGAGCCTAAAAATCCTGAAGCAAGACAGTTTGTTTTATACATAGATAATATGCAAtggtgtattttttatttgttgttatcATTGGCCTTTTATGCACACTCCATTTATTTCAATCAAGTCATTTAATTGATATTGTGATAAACATTTTTTAGGTGTTAGTTAAGCTTTTGCAGGACAAATTAAACTGTGCATCTAGTCACCTCCATTATAACGCTTCCAAGGCCAGACAAGTTATaaggaaacagaacaaaaacctAACGCACAACTTTATTTCTAACAGTGATGATAACCAAAATGCCTCCACgtcttctgagattaaagagaCGATATCAGAGGTCAGCATCAAAACTactaagtcctttgtgactgaGGAACACTTTGTTGTGGAGGAACACAAGACCACCAAGGTGGTGGAGTTTgcggaagaggagaaaaaggagggCGATGAGGAGGACGCACAAAGGCCTGAGTCTGAAGGCTGGGCCGTCTTTAAGGCAGAAGGAGTCGAAATCCAGTTTGACCTGAAGCAattgttggagagagagagaaagggtaTGGATGCAGTGAAGGAGGACGATGAAGATGACGATGATGTTGAGCGATACTTTATTGGTGAGTCTGCACCCCACAACATAAATCATTACTTTTATATGTGTGTAGTTATGAGACAGATTGTTTTTGGATCATTATAAAGTCGACTGTGAGCAGGCCAAGAACACAACCTCCACATGTTTGAGCCTGTTTAAGAACCTGCTGCTGTGGCTTTAATTCTGTACAGCAGCTTCAAttcaaatatttatgtttatagTAAAAATGAATTGGTGCTAGAGTTAGACAGATAAATTTGCCAGTCTGATATATCTGTCGATACTAGCTTATTAAAGACGCATCAGTATTAGTGTATATGTTTTGACTGATAATGAACAAGATATAGGGCACaaataaagtgttaaaagaCTTCACAAAAGTCAGAAAATGTAGTCATTGGTCCAACAGAAAGCACTTACCAGTTtgtgcttgttgcagcagttgcTCAGCTACAACCCTTTACTGCACATCTTCCCCAGCTCTCTACTCCTCAGCTACCTGTATCTTCTCAGCTGCCGTATCAATAGAGGCAAAAAAGTGGCAGAAAagtaactgaaaaaaaaatcttaagaaTCTGTATCAAAGTCCGACTCAAGATCAGATTTAtttctatgattttttttacacgTTAAGGAAATTGTGTTTGCCCTACAGTGTATGCAATAAAGATAGAGGATATGATGGATGTAATTGAGCATTAATGTAAATTTAGATGTCGTCAGCATACAGAGCATACAGGGAAAATGTGATAAATAGATTAAGAATATGcacaaaacttgtttttaaagtataaaagCTATCCAGCTGTacaaaaatgatcaaaataaagtaaatatacATGTACTTGTAAATGTTGACATAATGAAATACATTACATATGTTCATTGAACCAAGCACTAAAATATTTAAGAGATGTTAGTTATGCATAACAATCTATTTATTGTTTATGATCAGTATTTTATaaagaattaaaatatatatatatcacaaatataacagcaaaaaaacaacgtcagtgtttcagtgtttgtattttatacacTACATGCTTGTTGTCGTTTCTATTGAGGATGCCAGAGTGCTCAGCTGGTATAGTGCATTAGGGTGAGGTGAGATAAAGCCCTAGAAGGAATCTGGCACTCAGACTACAAGATGCATTGTGCTAAGGCACAGTTGCTCCTCTGTAATGTTTAGACAATTCTTGCTCCTGGTCGATGTTTATCATAGCAAGTTAATACACGATGTGCTAACTCGATTATAGCAGCTGTGTACCCATTGAAAAGCCTCCCTGTAGCTGATTAACAATGAAGCCCCCGTGTTCTCACATTCCTGTTAACTTATTAAAACAGATTATATCTTTTCTCTTCCCTCCCATCCTACTTTAGACACCGgccctcctccagcagctcctttTAATCACCACATCGTCTCTGCCAAGCCCAGCCAGATCAACAACTTCTACACCATCAACTGGCAGGAGGTCCTGGGCGGGTGAGCAATGCACTTTAAAATTCTCCATgcactgagaaaaaaagagagtgcTATTGATGAACAGTTGATGTATGACTGATCGAAGTCAGTGAGAAATACTTTCTCAATTCCCTTAATGCCTAATTGCGTaaccctccccctctcctctccagtGGTTCATAACTTCAGAGTCACAGCGGTTATTTTTACCTCAGGCCTGAGTGGTATGTGAAACTGTATCCCTGGTGCCAGCTGGTAGCTAATCACTAAGTGTTAATCCTAGTCTTcaaagaggagacacagagcagCTCAGATTTAATGAAATAACAGATTAAGCAACAACACTGTCCAACAGTAAAACTTCTCCTCCTAAGGGAAGATCACTTTCTGATTTGTCATGGAAACATGAAACATCATTACTGCTGCTCAGATGTTCTACTTGAGATAACAGGGATGTGACTCTGCAACTCTAGATTTGTCCTGATTTCCCTGCCCTCTCTTTCAGGGGTCGCTTTGGTCAAGTGCACAAATGTGTCGAAAACTCCTCTGGTCTTACTTTGGCTGCAAAGGTCATCAAAGCCAGGAGTCAGAAAGAAAAGGTAAAGCCAGCCTCACATTCATCAGAGTAGATTTGTCCCATTTGATTCCACAGTGAGAGCCACAGCTCATGATATAAAAAGCAGGGGGCTCAGTAACAATTTTTAGTTCATACTATTGCATGACAAGGCCACTTGGAACAGGAGCAGAGGGAATACTTCTCACCTAGGTGAGAAATATTTGACCTAGAAGAGATGATGCATTGTCTCATAGCAGAGAGCAGCTGACACCTCTCATCGAGTCCATGTGTGCGCACGCTTGCtcatttgtctgtgtgtgtgcatgcctgtaTCTGTCTGCCGCTGCCTTTGTCGGCTtcatcatctgtctgtctgtccgtgtTTTTGGTAGGAGGTGGTGAAGAATGAGATCCAGGTGATGAATAATCTGGACCATGCCAGCCTGATCCAACTCTATGCAGCTTTTGAGTCGAGGAATGACATCATCCTCGTACTTGAATAGTATGCTCTCCTTCTTTTTATTCAACACATACTTATCTTTCAAAGTATAAAGTTAAAATGCTCTAAAGTCACCGTTCTTCAAATTGGTGTACTCTGTCCATTTGTCTCTCACTTTAGTGTTGGAGGAGGGGAGCTGTTTGACAGGATCATTGATGAGAACTACACTTTGATGGAGCTGGACGCTGTGGTGTTCATCAGGCAGATCTGTGAGGGCCTGCAGCACATGCACAAAATGTACATCTTGCACctggacttaaaggtgacaaaCTAACAAGGTCTCTTATATCtgtttaaatatgaatacattCTGTAATTCTaatcagtctgtttttattattctttgtgTCATTAATAATTTCAGCCAGAAAACATTCTATGTGTGAACAGAGTCACAAGTAAGATCAAAATCATCGAC
Coding sequences:
- the mylk4a gene encoding myosin light chain kinase 2, skeletal/cardiac muscle isoform X2 yields the protein MSSSVKNKGGNGDNSGFDLVQNRIESLSSKMDKLINIQEKVLNRLDGMSQDIDYIEKDMENLKVDKEEIHLPPKMVNQTQAVMGREVREICQEMSTIMSAVNQRSEQQAQKLEGMEKLVLSMQQVISFIGETVKSSRVMELMFKGPAARKSKSKDNKGKQAIRKKSSTETIGKKLDKKPTSNKASKGSQEIIPACESSSPQPAHKIKLRGPKHFLASRKCGNFLKDHKGKDGTDKPCMSPKGLKTQTKMKPPDTAENFSLKKQALLLEEVQKLNQENKEKSGQQLSPGLLDLEAGVSPKDQQLDAPATGILVDLKDAKVTVAEEDQAEEVFTEEEEEEEVEPDTEQPKLEEKEEEKLTEQEEKKDEVSAPEEEDKAAELPAVPEQEKEPAASSDDNQNASTSSEIKETISEVSIKTTKSFVTEEHFVVEEHKTTKVVEFAEEEKKEGDEEDAQRPESEGWAVFKAEGVEIQFDLKQLLERERKGMDAVKEDDEDDDDVERYFIDTGPPPAAPFNHHIVSAKPSQINNFYTINWQEVLGGGRFGQVHKCVENSSGLTLAAKVIKARSQKEKEVVKNEIQVMNNLDHASLIQLYAAFESRNDIILVLEYVGGGELFDRIIDENYTLMELDAVVFIRQICEGLQHMHKMYILHLDLKPENILCVNRVTSKIKIIDFGLARIYKPREKLRVNFGTPEFLAPEVINYDFVSFNTDMWSLGVITYMLLSSLCPFLGDDENETLNNILACKWNFEEQEFMDTSEEAKDFITKLLVVNKSWRMGASEALRHPWLSDTALHHCLYTKKTMCRSRRSSCVPTTDS
- the mylk4a gene encoding myosin light chain kinase 2, skeletal/cardiac muscle isoform X1; protein product: MSSSVKNKGGNGDNSGFDLVQNRIESLSSKMDKLINIQEKVLNRLDGMSQDIDYIEKDMENLKVDKEEIHLPPKMVNQTQAVMGREVREICQEMSTIMSAVNQRSEQQAQKLEGMEKLVLSMQQVISFIGETVKSSRVMELMFKGPAARKSKSKDNKGKQAIRKKSSTETIGKKLDKKPTSNKASKGSQEIIPACESSSPQPAHKIKLRGPKHFLASRKCGNFVGLICLWTLKDHKGKDGTDKPCMSPKGLKTQTKMKPPDTAENFSLKKQALLLEEVQKLNQENKEKSGQQLSPGLLDLEAGVSPKDQQLDAPATGILVDLKDAKVTVAEEDQAEEVFTEEEEEEEVEPDTEQPKLEEKEEEKLTEQEEKKDEVSAPEEEDKAAELPAVPEQEKEPAASSDDNQNASTSSEIKETISEVSIKTTKSFVTEEHFVVEEHKTTKVVEFAEEEKKEGDEEDAQRPESEGWAVFKAEGVEIQFDLKQLLERERKGMDAVKEDDEDDDDVERYFIDTGPPPAAPFNHHIVSAKPSQINNFYTINWQEVLGGGRFGQVHKCVENSSGLTLAAKVIKARSQKEKEVVKNEIQVMNNLDHASLIQLYAAFESRNDIILVLEYVGGGELFDRIIDENYTLMELDAVVFIRQICEGLQHMHKMYILHLDLKPENILCVNRVTSKIKIIDFGLARIYKPREKLRVNFGTPEFLAPEVINYDFVSFNTDMWSLGVITYMLLSSLCPFLGDDENETLNNILACKWNFEEQEFMDTSEEAKDFITKLLVVNKSWRMGASEALRHPWLSDTALHHCLYTKKTMCRSRRSSCVPTTDS